TATAGGGCCATGAGTACTGGGTAGATGTGCAAGAGGAAGCAAGCTGATGTCCTTTGTCCCGACTCCCGCCGTTGTGCTGAACTTCTGGGTACGCATCCTGGGAGCGCTCGAAAAAAAGATTAACCGGCAGTCGTTCGACACCTGGCTCAAACCAACACGCTTCTCTCATCTCAACGGCCGCACCCTCTACGTGCGCATCCCCTCCAGCGAGTTCCAGCACATCGGCGACCGTTACGCGGACCTCGTGCAGGAGGCCATCGACAAACTTGAACTCGAAATCGACGACGTAAAATTCGTCACCCCGCAGGACGATCCCAGCCTCCCCAAGACGCGCGAAGACGGCGGCTTTGCCCCGGTCCCCTCGCACTCCATGCAGGCCCCTCTGTCGCCCCGTAACGGCCGTCTGGGAGGCGCTCCACCGCCGCCCGCGCCCACCACGGAGCAGGCTCGCTTCGACTGGAACACCGCCTCGCAGCTCAACGCTCGCTACCTCTTTGACAACTTCGTCATCGGCAGCGGCAACCAGTTCGCCCACGCGGCCTCGCAGGCCGTCGCCGAGCGGCCATCGAAGGCCTACAACCCGCTCTTCCTCTACGGTGGCGTGGGCATGGGCAAGACCCATCTCATGCAGGCCATCGGCCATGAGGTGAAACGTCGCAATCCGCACGCCAGCATCTCCTATGTTTCCGGCGAAAAGTTCACGAATGAAATGATCAACTCTGTTCGTTACGACAAGATGACAACCTTCCGCGATAAATTCCGGACGGTCGACGTTTTGCTCATCGACGACATCCAGTTTCTCGCCGGCAAAGAGCGGACGCAGGAAGAGTTCTTCCATACTTTCAATGCTTTGCACGAGAGCATGAAGCAGATCGTCATCGCCTCGGACCGGCCCCCAAAAGAACTTGCGGATTTCGAAGATCGTCTTCGCTCACGCTTCGAGTGGGGCCTGATCGCGGACATTCAACCGCCAGATCTCGAAACGAAGGTCGCCATCCTGCAGAAGAAGGCAGAGAGCGAACAGACCGTTCTTCCGATCGACGTTGCGCTCTTCGTCGCTTCGAACGTGCGTACCAACGTGCGTGAACTCGAAGGGGCGCTCGTTCGCCTGCTGGCCTGGTGCTCGCTCCACGGCGTGGAGATTACGCTGCCCACGGCGCAACAGTGCCTGAAGCAGTTCATCGATACGCAGGTGCGCAAGATCACGATTGAAGCCATCCAACGCGCGACGGCGGAGCAGTTCGGCATGCGCGTCTCGGAGCTGAAGCAGAAGAACAACTCGCGCTCCATCGTTGTCCCGCGCCAGATCGCGATGTATCTCGCCAAGCAGATGACGGAAGCCTCCCTGCCCGAGATCGGACGTCAGTTCGGCGGCAAGCATCACACGACGGTCATGCACTCGATCTCCAAGATCGACGAGCAGAGACGCACGGACAAGAGCCTGAACTCCACCATCAACAAACTGATGGAGACGTTGAACTAAGCACTTCTTCTCTTTTGTGCCCATTCTTTCGCGGCTTTATCGCGAAAGAATGGGGGGACGCGATTAAGAAACGAAAACTAAGCCAGTGAAACTCCCTGGCCCATGAACCGTTTGCGGAACGCTACCGCTACTGCACCCATGCCCGTGAAGAGCAGCAAAAGGCTGGAGGGCTCCGGCGTTACGGCCGACGCCAGCTTGGTAATGGTGACGGTTTCAACCACCGTTCTTCCGCTCTTGAAGGTATAGACGGCAGGAGCAAAGATGGGGTTCGACTGGGTTCCGGTATACATCTGCAGTCCCGAAAAACCGGTGCCATCCACATCATCGTAGAAACCGCCGCCGCCCGAAACGCCAGGGAGCGCGGCGATGAAAGCGACCTTGATGGGGGAAGTCACGCCGGAACTATTGGTGTATGACGTGTTGTAGAAGTTCATGACGGAATTGCCATGAGAGTCCGGGATCGGTGTGGAGGAGAGAAGGAAGTAGCCATTCTCCGTACCGCTGAGGGTGAACTTCAACGTATCGGCATGGCAGATCGCGGACGTTGCCAGCAGCAAGGCAGCGCCCAGAAGGCGTTTGACAGACATTGGGACTCGATTCCGTGGAACAGATTTATTCAATTGATTGTTTGGACTGAGGTGATACTGCACTGGCTTGTA
This genomic stretch from Terriglobus saanensis SP1PR4 harbors:
- the dnaA gene encoding chromosomal replication initiator protein DnaA, translated to MSFVPTPAVVLNFWVRILGALEKKINRQSFDTWLKPTRFSHLNGRTLYVRIPSSEFQHIGDRYADLVQEAIDKLELEIDDVKFVTPQDDPSLPKTREDGGFAPVPSHSMQAPLSPRNGRLGGAPPPPAPTTEQARFDWNTASQLNARYLFDNFVIGSGNQFAHAASQAVAERPSKAYNPLFLYGGVGMGKTHLMQAIGHEVKRRNPHASISYVSGEKFTNEMINSVRYDKMTTFRDKFRTVDVLLIDDIQFLAGKERTQEEFFHTFNALHESMKQIVIASDRPPKELADFEDRLRSRFEWGLIADIQPPDLETKVAILQKKAESEQTVLPIDVALFVASNVRTNVRELEGALVRLLAWCSLHGVEITLPTAQQCLKQFIDTQVRKITIEAIQRATAEQFGMRVSELKQKNNSRSIVVPRQIAMYLAKQMTEASLPEIGRQFGGKHHTTVMHSISKIDEQRRTDKSLNSTINKLMETLN
- a CDS encoding PEP-CTERM sorting domain-containing protein, with the translated sequence MSVKRLLGAALLLATSAICHADTLKFTLSGTENGYFLLSSTPIPDSHGNSVMNFYNTSYTNSSGVTSPIKVAFIAALPGVSGGGGFYDDVDGTGFSGLQMYTGTQSNPIFAPAVYTFKSGRTVVETVTITKLASAVTPEPSSLLLLFTGMGAVAVAFRKRFMGQGVSLA